Proteins from a single region of Thermodesulfobacteriota bacterium:
- a CDS encoding metal ABC transporter ATP-binding protein — protein sequence MDSEILNVRNLNVTLNGEEILKDLSFKVNRGEVLVILGPNGAGKTTLFKTILGLLPYTGEVEWKTKRISYIPPQELLHRNDLPPLILEDFFKFKKVDYGQITQTLNLVGLEPSILKKGFGALSTGEFQRMLIAWGLVDYPEVLLLDEPAYGIDLGGQETIYSLLHVFWKEHNLTILLITHDLNIVWEQANSVLCLNKSYFCYGKPQEVITPQQLEKLYGTGIEFYKHSHVGN from the coding sequence ATGGATAGTGAAATTCTAAATGTCAGGAACCTGAATGTAACACTTAACGGTGAAGAAATACTCAAAGATCTCAGCTTCAAGGTTAACAGGGGAGAAGTCTTAGTAATATTGGGACCCAATGGCGCCGGTAAAACAACGCTTTTTAAGACTATTCTGGGTCTCTTACCTTACACTGGAGAAGTTGAGTGGAAGACCAAGAGAATTAGCTATATACCACCTCAAGAATTGCTTCATAGAAATGACCTTCCTCCACTGATTTTAGAAGACTTCTTTAAGTTCAAGAAGGTTGATTATGGACAAATCACGCAAACACTAAACCTAGTAGGCCTGGAACCATCGATCCTAAAAAAGGGCTTCGGCGCATTATCAACGGGAGAATTTCAAAGGATGCTAATTGCATGGGGTTTAGTTGACTACCCTGAGGTACTTCTATTAGACGAACCCGCTTATGGAATTGATTTGGGTGGACAGGAAACTATATATTCGCTTCTACATGTATTTTGGAAGGAGCACAATTTGACTATTTTACTAATTACACACGATTTAAATATAGTTTGGGAGCAAGCCAATAGCGTATTATGTCTTAACAAGAGCTACTTTTGTTACGGCAAGCCCCAAGAGGTGATAACCCCACAACAATTGGAAAAGCTCTACGGCACAGGGATTGAATTTTATAAACACTCACACGTAGGCAACTAG
- a CDS encoding metal ABC transporter permease: protein MQLFLALIIGIFICGVAGYLGSLMITKRMSLVGDALGHLALPGIALALIYGFDISIGALIFLTLGIILIWLFERRTKLPMETLTAIVISSSLAIAFLFLPEEEAIKALIGDISRITIFDTLITICLSMIIFLATKKIYTNIIFASISEDMAKVSGLNVNRLNIIYLVCIGLVVAIGVKVVGGLLVAALVAIPASTSKNIGKNLFQYSYGGLLLGSVAAVLGILGYQFTGIPAGPLIIMTSAVFFLASLFIVK, encoded by the coding sequence ATGCAATTATTCTTAGCTTTGATTATTGGGATATTTATTTGCGGTGTAGCAGGGTATCTGGGTTCCCTGATGATTACTAAGAGAATGTCGTTGGTGGGAGATGCCCTAGGCCACTTAGCGCTACCGGGTATTGCATTGGCTCTTATATATGGATTCGATATCTCCATTGGAGCGCTGATATTCTTGACGCTTGGTATTATCTTAATTTGGTTATTTGAAAGGAGGACTAAGCTACCAATGGAAACCCTAACGGCTATCGTTATTTCATCATCGCTGGCAATTGCATTCCTATTTCTCCCTGAAGAGGAAGCAATAAAGGCTTTGATAGGAGATATTTCAAGAATAACTATTTTTGATACATTGATTACTATATGCCTTTCAATGATAATCTTCCTTGCGACGAAAAAGATTTATACAAACATCATATTTGCCAGCATATCTGAAGACATGGCCAAGGTGAGTGGACTAAACGTAAATAGATTAAACATTATATACTTGGTTTGTATCGGCCTTGTGGTTGCTATTGGAGTCAAGGTCGTGGGTGGGCTTTTAGTCGCTGCTCTTGTAGCTATTCCAGCCAGTACCAGTAAAAACATAGGTAAGAACCTATTCCAATACTCTTATGGTGGATTGCTATTGGGCAGTGTAGCAGCCGTATTGGGTATATTGGGATACCAGTTTACGGGCATACCCGCTGGCCCATTGATCATTATGACCAGTGCCGTCTTCTTTTTGGCCTCTTTATTTATCGTTAAATAG
- a CDS encoding NAD(P)H-hydrate dehydratase codes for MKVARVSEMRALDRKASEKFGITEQLLMENAGEAVYFVILSELGIEGKKFIVFCGAGNNGGDGFVVARKLHSNRGSVKVIILGDKRKLKGAAKQNFDIISKIGIQILKLESIDSIKADVAHCDAIVDALFGTGLTREVNGTYLEVIDLINETRKTVISVDIPSGINGNTGTILGNAVVADYTVTFGLPKIGNILYPGYGHCGKLYASYISFPPEVYDSDSLKIEINDTPKLPLRDKKGHKGDFGEALFIAGASSYFGAPYFSALSFLKAGGGYSRLASPKSITPFIANKGSEIVFIPQNETHSGSISLKNKKELLDLSEKMDLVVIGPGISLDEETQQLARELAKEINKPLIIDGDGITALSKDLGIIKKRKQETILTPHLGEMSRITNMSVTEIDSSKIDVLQSTAKELNSFIILKGAHSLIGYPDERVFINMSGNSGMATAGSGDVLTGTIAAMHGLGLNIQDAVRKGVFIHGLSGDLAATDRGEDGITAQDILDYLPVALKADREGLTEKLRYRYNGAIVI; via the coding sequence ATGAAAGTAGCCAGAGTTTCTGAAATGAGAGCGCTAGATAGGAAAGCCTCAGAAAAATTCGGAATTACGGAACAACTATTAATGGAAAACGCCGGTGAGGCTGTTTACTTTGTAATATTAAGCGAATTAGGGATAGAAGGCAAAAAATTTATTGTTTTCTGCGGAGCTGGAAACAACGGAGGGGACGGATTTGTCGTCGCCAGAAAACTACATTCAAATCGAGGTTCAGTTAAGGTTATAATTCTGGGCGATAAGAGAAAACTCAAGGGCGCGGCTAAACAGAACTTCGATATTATTTCTAAAATAGGAATACAAATACTGAAATTAGAATCCATTGATTCGATAAAAGCAGATGTTGCACACTGCGATGCTATAGTTGATGCATTGTTTGGTACTGGCCTTACGAGAGAAGTCAATGGAACATATCTAGAGGTAATTGATTTGATTAACGAGACCAGAAAAACCGTGATTAGCGTTGACATTCCATCTGGAATTAACGGGAATACTGGAACAATTTTGGGAAACGCCGTTGTGGCAGATTATACGGTAACATTCGGTCTACCCAAGATAGGAAATATTCTCTACCCCGGTTATGGTCACTGTGGGAAATTATATGCGTCATACATATCCTTTCCCCCAGAAGTATACGACTCCGATTCCCTGAAGATAGAAATAAACGATACTCCAAAACTTCCCCTAAGAGATAAAAAAGGTCATAAAGGAGACTTTGGAGAAGCACTGTTTATTGCGGGTGCTTCAAGTTACTTCGGGGCACCATATTTTTCCGCTTTGTCATTCCTAAAAGCAGGGGGAGGTTATTCACGCCTCGCATCTCCGAAATCAATAACGCCATTTATAGCAAACAAGGGAAGCGAGATTGTTTTCATCCCGCAAAATGAGACACACTCAGGCAGTATCTCTCTCAAAAATAAAAAGGAATTGCTCGACCTATCAGAAAAAATGGATTTAGTCGTAATCGGACCAGGAATATCACTTGATGAAGAAACACAGCAACTGGCAAGGGAACTGGCGAAAGAGATCAACAAACCCTTAATTATCGATGGCGACGGAATTACGGCTCTATCGAAGGATTTGGGAATAATTAAGAAAAGGAAGCAGGAAACAATTCTAACTCCTCATTTAGGAGAGATGTCCCGGATTACTAATATGAGCGTAACTGAAATTGATTCCAGCAAAATCGATGTGCTACAAAGTACTGCCAAGGAACTTAATTCCTTCATTATCCTTAAAGGTGCTCATTCGCTCATTGGGTATCCAGATGAAAGAGTATTTATTAATATGAGCGGGAATTCCGGAATGGCTACAGCGGGTTCTGGGGATGTCCTTACAGGTACGATTGCCGCCATGCATGGTTTAGGTCTTAATATTCAAGACGCTGTCAGAAAAGGAGTTTTCATACATGGCCTCTCAGGAGACCTCGCGGCTACAGATAGGGGAGAAGATGGAATAACTGCTCAGGACATACTTGACTACCTACCAGTTGCATTAAAGGCTGACCGTGAAGGACTAACTGAGAAACTCAGGTATCGTTATAACGGAGCGATCGTTATATAG
- a CDS encoding cold shock domain-containing protein, with protein sequence MKGTIKRLFKNRGFGFIKAEDSREIFFHMSGVIGVEFDSLTEGQAVEFEVEKNQKSSRNKGPRAVNVKTTDQQPF encoded by the coding sequence ATGAAGGGAACAATCAAGAGACTATTTAAAAATAGAGGGTTTGGCTTTATCAAGGCTGAGGACAGTAGAGAGATATTTTTTCATATGAGTGGCGTCATTGGCGTGGAATTTGATTCTTTGACTGAGGGTCAGGCTGTAGAGTTTGAAGTGGAGAAAAATCAAAAGAGTTCACGGAATAAAGGACCCCGTGCCGTGAACGTTAAAACAACCGACCAACAACCGTTTTAG